The following are from one region of the Pseudomonadota bacterium genome:
- a CDS encoding sodium ion-translocating decarboxylase subunit beta, with amino-acid sequence MLLPHVDEDYETAAGWMKLVMIVIGGILLYLAIVKRFEPLLLVPIGFGAILTNIPMGGIAQEGGLLKYFFDIGIATEVCPLLIFMGIGALTDFGPLIANPKTALLGAAAQFGVFATVLGALLLTRFAGFAFTLRDACSIGIIGGADGPTSIFLSSQLSPNLMGAIAVAAYSYMALVPLIQPPIMRALTTREERRTVMEQLRPVSKMERIIFPLALLLLCILFLPTAAPLIGMLALGNLMRESGVVERLSKTAQNELINIVTIVLGLGIATKLSAEKFLRVETLGIIALGLFAFGISTAAGVMLGKLMYRLTGGKVNPLIGAAGVSAVPMAARVAAVEGQRENPNNYLLMHAMGPNVAGVIGTAVAAGVLLAIFR; translated from the coding sequence ATGCTGCTGCCGCACGTCGACGAGGACTACGAAACCGCGGCCGGATGGATGAAGCTCGTGATGATAGTCATAGGCGGGATCCTTCTATACCTCGCGATAGTGAAGAGGTTCGAGCCGCTCCTGCTCGTGCCCATAGGCTTCGGCGCGATCCTCACCAACATACCCATGGGCGGCATCGCGCAGGAGGGGGGGTTGCTCAAGTACTTCTTCGACATCGGCATCGCCACCGAGGTCTGCCCCCTGCTCATCTTCATGGGCATCGGCGCGCTGACCGACTTCGGCCCGCTGATCGCGAACCCCAAGACCGCGCTGCTGGGCGCCGCAGCGCAGTTCGGCGTGTTCGCAACGGTGCTCGGCGCGCTGCTGCTCACGAGGTTCGCGGGGTTCGCCTTCACGCTGCGCGACGCCTGCTCGATCGGCATAATAGGCGGCGCGGACGGCCCGACATCCATATTCCTATCGAGCCAGCTGTCGCCCAACCTCATGGGGGCGATCGCGGTGGCCGCCTACTCCTACATGGCGCTCGTGCCGCTGATACAGCCGCCCATCATGAGGGCGCTCACCACGAGGGAGGAGCGGCGCACGGTGATGGAGCAGCTCAGGCCGGTCTCGAAGATGGAGAGGATCATCTTCCCCCTCGCGCTTCTGCTCCTCTGCATACTCTTTCTGCCGACCGCGGCGCCGCTGATCGGGATGCTCGCCCTGGGAAACCTCATGCGCGAGTCGGGCGTGGTTGAGAGGCTGTCCAAGACCGCGCAGAACGAGCTCATCAACATCGTCACCATCGTGCTGGGGCTGGGGATAGCGACCAAGCTCTCCGCCGAGAAGTTCCTGCGGGTCGAGACCCTGGGCATCATCGCGCTCGGGCTCTTCGCCTTCGGGATATCGACCGCCGCGGGGGTGATGCTGGGCAAGCTCATGTACCGCCTCACCGGGGGCAAGGTGAACCCGCTCATCGGGGCTGCGGGGGTGTCCGCGGTCCCAATGGCCGCGCGTGTCGCCGCGGTCGAGGGCCAGCGCGAGAACCCGAACAACTACCTGCTCATGCACGCGATGGGGCCGAACGTGGCGGGGGTCATAGGCACCGCGGTGGCGGCGGGAGTCCTGCTCGCGATCTTCCGTTAG
- a CDS encoding biotin--[acetyl-CoA-carboxylase] ligase: MHRFHERIHFREIGSTHSYAMSRGAELPDRMIVTADFQREGRGRRGRVWSAPIDSSLLFSIVLKPGFPPATAPLTGHMLAASISAALEDAGVPAYIRWPNDVMAGKAKIAGVLAEASVTGERLDFVVVSAGINVNQDRAALAHIERPATSLLIETGRPREPMELMQPLLSRFGALYDSLRAGGAAAVAKEWQGRCCLTGERVALDLGSRIVEGVVRGFSEDGSIIIEEGPGRVSSHSSGEVIRLACGPERT; encoded by the coding sequence ATGCACCGATTTCACGAGAGGATCCATTTCAGGGAGATCGGCTCCACCCACTCCTACGCCATGTCCAGGGGGGCGGAGCTCCCGGACCGGATGATCGTGACCGCCGATTTCCAGCGAGAGGGACGGGGCAGGCGCGGGAGGGTCTGGTCTGCGCCCATCGATTCGTCCCTGCTCTTCTCCATCGTGCTCAAGCCCGGATTCCCCCCGGCGACCGCCCCGCTCACGGGGCACATGCTCGCCGCCTCGATCTCAGCGGCGCTCGAGGATGCGGGCGTCCCCGCCTACATACGCTGGCCGAACGACGTGATGGCGGGCAAAGCCAAGATAGCGGGGGTGCTCGCGGAGGCGAGCGTCACCGGCGAAAGGCTCGACTTCGTGGTGGTGAGCGCCGGGATCAACGTGAACCAGGACAGGGCGGCCCTGGCACACATCGAACGGCCGGCCACATCGCTGCTCATCGAGACCGGGAGGCCCCGCGAACCCATGGAGCTCATGCAGCCTTTGCTTTCGCGCTTCGGCGCGCTCTACGACTCCCTCAGGGCGGGAGGCGCCGCGGCGGTGGCGAAGGAGTGGCAGGGGCGATGCTGCCTGACAGGCGAGAGGGTGGCCCTTGACCTGGGCTCGAGGATCGTGGAGGGAGTCGTCAGGGGGTTCTCCGAGGACGGATCCATAATCATCGAGGAGGGGCCGGGGCGCGTGAGCTCCCACTCATCCGGAGAGGTGATCCGCCTGGCCTGCGGGCCGGAAAGGACCTGA
- a CDS encoding flavin reductase family protein, which translates to MPVLIVGANVYKKPNFITVAWSGVACGDPPMIAVAIRHSRYTLIGMRQNRTFSLNVPTESIVKETDFCGMASGAKVDKAAKCGFEVFYGKLGTAPMIAQCPASVECSVHKTENLGSHVLVIGKMEEGHVSESCLTAGRPDIDKMKTFVYTVSPEKLYRSVGAAIAQAFSAGREIG; encoded by the coding sequence ATGCCGGTGCTCATCGTGGGGGCGAACGTCTACAAAAAGCCCAACTTCATCACCGTGGCCTGGAGCGGGGTGGCCTGCGGCGACCCCCCGATGATCGCGGTGGCGATCAGGCACAGCCGCTACACCCTCATCGGCATGAGGCAGAACAGGACCTTCTCGCTCAACGTGCCGACCGAGTCGATCGTGAAGGAGACCGATTTCTGCGGCATGGCCTCCGGCGCGAAGGTGGACAAGGCGGCGAAGTGCGGCTTCGAGGTCTTCTACGGGAAGCTCGGCACGGCGCCGATGATCGCGCAGTGCCCCGCAAGCGTGGAGTGCAGCGTGCACAAGACGGAGAACCTGGGGAGCCACGTGCTGGTCATCGGGAAGATGGAGGAGGGGCACGTCTCGGAGTCGTGCCTCACCGCCGGCAGGCCCGACATCGACAAGATGAAGACCTTCGTCTACACAGTCTCGCCGGAGAAGCTCTATCGCTCGGTGGGGGCCGCGATCGCGCAGGCGTTCAGCGCGGGCAGGGAGATAGGTTGA
- a CDS encoding biotin transporter BioY, producing the protein MLNSPALASAIPRDALVRSTLSLACAVLVGFSALVRFPVPGSPVPATLQTFALLACAGMLGWRYALQMAGWYLALGLAGAPFFAGAGLGVTGGYLAGFVAAAAVAGFAGRRTLGIAARCALFIAAALAIYAPGLIWLKAATGAGWGAALAMGLYPFIFADVVKAVAAALAVHASVRWYGPNGRSRAGLPPPPRCL; encoded by the coding sequence TTGCTGAACAGCCCTGCACTCGCATCCGCAATCCCGAGGGACGCCCTCGTCAGGTCAACGCTCTCGCTGGCCTGCGCGGTACTGGTCGGCTTCTCCGCGCTCGTCAGGTTCCCGGTGCCGGGATCCCCCGTCCCCGCCACCCTGCAGACCTTCGCGCTGCTCGCGTGCGCGGGCATGCTCGGGTGGCGATACGCGTTGCAGATGGCAGGCTGGTATCTGGCGCTCGGCCTCGCCGGGGCCCCGTTCTTCGCAGGCGCGGGCCTGGGCGTTACCGGGGGGTATCTTGCGGGGTTCGTCGCCGCTGCCGCAGTCGCCGGATTCGCCGGGCGTCGCACGCTCGGAATCGCGGCCAGGTGCGCGCTCTTCATCGCAGCGGCGCTGGCGATCTACGCGCCGGGGCTGATCTGGCTCAAGGCGGCGACCGGCGCTGGCTGGGGCGCGGCCCTCGCAATGGGTCTCTATCCGTTCATTTTCGCCGATGTCGTGAAGGCGGTCGCCGCAGCCCTCGCGGTCCACGCGAGCGTGCGCTGGTACGGACCTAACGGAAGATCGCGAGCAGGACTCCCGCCGCCACCGCGGTGCCTATGA
- the oadA gene encoding sodium-extruding oxaloacetate decarboxylase subunit alpha produces MTEHRRIGITEVVLRDAHQSLLATRMRTRDMLAIAKKLDSVGYWSIECWGGATFDSCIRFLREDPWERIRELRKAMPNTRLQMLLRGQNLLGYRNYADDVVDAFVERAAANGVDIFRVFDALNDVRNLERAVTAVKAAGKHAQGTISYTVSPFHTNEGFIENAISLEGMGCDSICIKDMAGLLSPTEGFNLVAGMKANVRIPVSVHSHATTGMATTTLVKAIEAGCDMVDTAISSLSLGTSHPPTETIVAMLSRTPYDTGLNLDLLAEIAEHFRGIRQNYSEFESSFASADARILTSQIPGGMLSNLESQLRQQKALDKIDEVMREIPKVRKELGYPPLVTPTSQIVGTQAVLNVLQGERYATITAETKALLAGRYGRTPAPVDREIQRKALGREEPIEARPADLIEPELERLKKEIGPKAKSLEDVLTYALFPKVAPGFFEAREKGVAPAEEKSDATNPSAGPEARAASSAMYTVVVDGVPYNVAVHDGESIGPSEMRIAKTHLQTEGVPQEQGVEVVSAPLAGRVLRIVRQPGSRVEAGETVMVIEAMKMETEIKASESGSVHRHFVSEGVEFAQGQPLYALRRQGRE; encoded by the coding sequence ATGACAGAGCACCGCAGGATCGGCATAACGGAGGTCGTGCTGCGCGACGCGCACCAGTCGCTCCTGGCCACGCGCATGCGCACCCGCGACATGCTCGCGATCGCCAAGAAACTCGACTCGGTCGGCTACTGGTCGATCGAGTGCTGGGGCGGGGCCACCTTCGACTCCTGCATCAGGTTCCTGCGCGAGGACCCGTGGGAGCGGATCCGCGAGCTCAGGAAGGCGATGCCGAACACCAGGCTGCAGATGCTGCTCCGCGGCCAGAACCTGCTGGGCTACCGCAATTACGCCGACGACGTGGTCGACGCCTTCGTCGAGAGAGCGGCGGCCAACGGCGTCGACATCTTCAGGGTCTTCGACGCGCTCAACGACGTGCGCAACCTCGAGCGCGCGGTCACCGCGGTGAAGGCGGCCGGCAAGCACGCGCAGGGGACCATATCGTACACCGTCAGCCCGTTCCACACGAACGAAGGCTTCATCGAGAACGCGATCTCCCTAGAGGGAATGGGGTGCGACTCGATCTGCATAAAGGACATGGCGGGGCTGCTCTCCCCGACCGAAGGATTCAACCTCGTGGCCGGGATGAAGGCGAACGTGCGCATCCCAGTCTCGGTGCACAGCCACGCGACCACCGGCATGGCCACGACCACGCTCGTCAAGGCGATAGAGGCGGGCTGCGACATGGTGGACACCGCCATATCGTCGCTCTCGCTCGGGACTTCCCATCCCCCCACCGAGACCATCGTCGCCATGCTCTCGCGCACGCCGTACGACACCGGCCTCAACCTCGACCTTCTCGCCGAGATAGCGGAGCACTTCCGCGGCATCAGGCAGAACTACTCGGAGTTCGAGAGCTCCTTCGCGTCGGCGGACGCCCGCATACTCACGAGCCAGATACCGGGCGGCATGCTCTCCAACCTGGAGAGCCAGCTCAGGCAGCAGAAGGCCCTGGACAAGATCGACGAGGTGATGCGCGAGATACCGAAGGTGAGAAAGGAGCTGGGCTACCCGCCGCTGGTCACCCCCACCTCGCAGATAGTGGGCACCCAGGCGGTGCTCAACGTCCTGCAGGGCGAGCGCTACGCCACGATCACCGCGGAGACAAAGGCGCTCCTCGCCGGCCGCTACGGCCGGACCCCCGCGCCCGTGGACCGGGAGATACAGCGCAAGGCGCTGGGCCGAGAGGAGCCTATAGAGGCGAGGCCCGCGGACCTCATCGAGCCCGAGCTTGAGAGGCTCAAGAAAGAGATCGGCCCCAAGGCAAAATCGCTGGAGGACGTGCTCACCTACGCCCTCTTCCCCAAGGTGGCCCCGGGATTCTTCGAGGCGCGGGAGAAGGGGGTCGCGCCCGCCGAGGAGAAAAGCGACGCGACGAACCCCTCCGCGGGGCCCGAGGCGAGGGCCGCCTCGTCCGCCATGTACACCGTGGTCGTGGACGGCGTCCCCTACAACGTGGCGGTCCACGACGGCGAGTCGATCGGCCCATCGGAGATGAGGATCGCGAAGACCCATCTGCAGACCGAGGGGGTCCCGCAGGAGCAGGGCGTGGAGGTGGTGAGCGCGCCGCTCGCGGGCCGCGTGCTGAGGATCGTGAGGCAGCCGGGGAGCCGCGTCGAGGCGGGCGAGACGGTGATGGTCATCGAGGCGATGAAGATGGAGACCGAGATCAAGGCCTCCGAATCGGGCTCGGTGCACCGCCACTTCGTGAGCGAGGGGGTCGAGTTCGCGCAGGGCCAGCCGCTCTACGCGCTCAGGAGACAGGGGAGAGAATGA
- a CDS encoding OadG family protein: protein MIRDGLQIMVIGMGVVFLILAMLVGATALTTWIIKAGGWDRPAAPGEQRSPGAGAVAAAISAAVARFRGERKGQ, encoded by the coding sequence ATGATCCGCGACGGGCTTCAGATAATGGTCATAGGCATGGGGGTGGTTTTTCTGATCCTCGCGATGCTGGTCGGTGCGACCGCGCTCACCACATGGATCATAAAGGCGGGGGGCTGGGACAGGCCGGCCGCGCCGGGCGAGCAGCGGTCCCCGGGCGCAGGGGCGGTCGCAGCGGCCATCTCTGCCGCCGTAGCGAGGTTCCGCGGCGAAAGGAAGGGGCAATGA